Genomic segment of Blastocatellia bacterium:
CGAAGGTGACGGTGATTGAAAGCGATGAGGAGGTCGCTTCGCATTTCACCGATGCATCCCGGATCCCGGAGTTCGAGGCGCATGGCTACGTCGTCATCTCCGAGGAGGCGATCATCCGGCAGCCATCGAGCGATACCGGGCGCCTGGTCGCCGCCGGCGCGTGGCCCGTCCTGTGGGTGATGGCGCGTCCCGACCGGTTGCGGACAGCCTGGGATGAAGCCGAGGGACTGCTTGGAGATGTCCCCGGCATCATCATCGAGAGCAGTCGCCTCGCGCTGTCGCTTCCTGCCGATCTGACCCTCTGCGTGATCGGTCTTCACGTTCCACCGTCTCGGTGGAAAGCGGATGCGCCGGCTCTCATCTCTCGGGCCGAGATCGTGATCGTCGCGGGCGCGCCGGAAGGCGACCTGAAGGTTTCCCGAATCATCGCGGACATTCGGCGACAGCGGCGCGGTCGTCCCCTCATCATCTGCGGGAGCGTTGAAGAGGCCGTCACGACTGCTGAGATGCGCCAACGACTTGTCGCGCTGCGGACTCCCCGCCCGTGAAACCTCATCCGGACCATCAGGGCCAGGATCGGTCCTCCGCCGTTCACGGTGAACGACGGACCAAACCAGGCCTGCCGCCCTTGACGGACTCGGACGGCATGTCGCCTTGGGCGGCGCTTCCAGGAGCAATGTCAGGTGAGAGGGACTTCCAGGAGACGGGTTTTGAGATGCTTAATCTTATCGCGCAATTCGGCGGCGCGTTCAAATTTCAACTCCCGCGCGGCCTGGCGCATTTCGTCTTCGAGCTGTTTGATCCGTTCTTCGAGCGTGGCGGGATCGGGCGTTTCGATCTCCTCCTCCAGCGGGACGCGGAAGTAATCGGCTTCGATGATCGTCACCAGGGTCTCCTCGATGGGTTTGACAATCGTCTGGGGCGTGATGCCGTGCTTTCGGTTATATTCCTGCTGTTTTGCCCGACGGCGGCGCGTCTCGCGGATGGCCTGCTCCATCGAGTCGGTGATTTTGTCGGCGTAGAGAATGGCCTTGGCGTTGACGTTGCGGGCGCACCGTCCGATCGTTTGAATGAGCGAGCGCGCCGAGCGCAGGAATCCTTCCTTGTCGGCATCGAGGATGGCCACCAGTGACACTTCGGGCAGATCGAGCCCTTCGCGCAGAAGGTTCACTCCCACCAGCACGTCGAAATCTCCTCGACGCAAATCGCGCAGGATCTTCACCCGCTCCAGCGTATCAATCTCCGAATGCAGGTAGCGCACGCGGATGCCCAATTCGGTGTAATAATCGCAGAGGTCTTCGGCCATTTTCTTGGTCAGGGTGGTGACGAGCACGCGCTCGCCGCGAGCGACGCGCTGACGGATCTCTTCGAGCAGGTCATCAATTTGTCCCCGAACCGGTCGCACTTCGACCTCGGGATCGAGCAGTCCCGTCGGGCGAACGACCTGCTCGATGACTTCGCCCCGGGTCTGTTGGAGTTCGTAATCGCCGGGAGTAGCCGAGACGAAGATGACCTGGCCGACGCGAGCTTCCCACTCTTCAAACATGAGCGGGCGGTTATCGAGCGCACTGGGGAGGCGAAAGCCGTACTCGACGAGCGTCTCTTTGCGCGACCGATCCCCGTTATACATGCCGCGAATCTGGGGAATGGTCTGGTGGCTCTCGTCCACGATGATGAGCGCGTCCTTGGGCAAATAATCGAGCAGCGTGGGGGGTGGTTCCCCGGGTTGGCGTCCCGTCAGGTGCCGCGAGTAGTTCTCGATCCCGCGACAGTAGCCGAACTCTTTGAGCATCTCCAGGTCATAGAGCGTGCGCTCGTGAATCCGTTGCGCTTCGATCAATTTGCCTCGCGCCTCCAGTTGCGGTCGCCACCATTCCAGCTCCTCCCGAATCGTGCGCATCGCCCGGCGGAGGACATCGCGTCGGGTGACGTAGTGCGTCTTGGGGAAGATGGCGATGCGCTCGTGACGTTCGATGACCTCGCCGAGCAGCGGATCAATCGTCGAGAGAGCATCCACCTCATCGCCCCAGAGTTCGATGCGCACCGCCAGGTCTCGATCCACCGGATAGACTTCAACCACGTCTCCCCGCACGCGGAAGGTCCCTCGACGAAATTCGAGGTCGTTGCGTTCGTATTGCAACTCGACGAGGCTCCGCAGCAAATCGGTGCGCGACAGATGCTGGCCCCGCTCGATCCAGAGCAGCATCCCGTAGTACTCGCTGGGATCGCCGAGTCCGTAAATGCAGGAGACGCTGGCCACGATGATGACATCCCGACGTTCGAACAGCGACCGCGTCGCTGACATCCGCAGCCGATCAATATCCTCGTTGATGATGGCCTCTTTTTCGATGTAGGTGTCGGTGGCGGGAATGTAAGCCTCCGGCTGATAATAGTCGTAGTAGCTGACGAAGTACTCCACCGCGTTGTGCGGGAAAAACCTCTTGAACTCCTGGTAGAGCTGGGCGGCCAGCGTCTTATTGTGGGCCATCACGAGCACGGGACGGTTGACCCGTTCGATCACTTTGGAGATGGAGAAGGTTTTGCCCGATCCGGTAATGCCCATGAGGACCTGGAAGCGTTTACCCGCCTCGATGCCCCGCACGAGGGCCTCGATGGCTTCGGGCTGATCTCCGCGCGGTTGAAAGTCCGTGACCAGGCGAAAGCTCATTGTTTCCACCCTCGGTGCCGTCGCAATGAACGATTATAGCCGTGCGCACCGCGCTCAGTAAAACAGCCACCGCCGTGAAGCCAGCGTCACCGGCACTGCCTCCGAATGAGTTCCGAGCGAACAGGAAGGGGAATGCGACGGCGTGCCGCTTGCCCGGGCGAATTCTTCTTCGGAGAACGGCGATGAGCGGGTCATCTGCTTGACAGAAAGCGCGAGGTCATGCCAGGATGATGCGCCCATGAAGGTTCTCGTCATCGGTTCAGGTGGGCGCGAGCACGCTCTGGTGTGGGCTGCGGCGCGATCCCGGGATGTGCAGGAGCTGTTCTGTGCGCCGGGCAACGGCGGGATCAGTCAGATGGCGACCTGCCTGCCGGCGGATGTGAGTCGTCCCTCAGAACTGGCCGATCTGGCCGAGCGCTGTCGGGCCGATCTCACCCTGGTGGGACCGGAGCTTCCGCTTGTTCGCGGCATTGTGGACGAATTCGCTCGCCGTTCGCTCCCTATCGTCGGGCCCACCGCGGAAGCGGCCCGGCTCGAAGGGAGCAAAGCGTTCGCCAAGGAATTCATGGCGCGTCACGGGATTCCCACGGCCCGCTTCACCGTTTGTGACTCCGTGCAAGCGGCTCGGGAAGCGATCGCCTCCGGCCGTTTCGATTTCCCCCTGGTCATCAAGGCCGATGGACTGGCAGCGGGAAAGGGCGTCCTCATCACCTGGGACCGAGCCGATGCCGAACGCGCCGTGGATCAGATCATGGTGGAGAAAATCTTCGGCTCGGCGGGCGATCGTCTGGTCATCGAAGAGTATCTCAGCGGACGCGAATGCACCTTTTTGCTTTTCACCGATGGAGAGACTCTGGCCCCCATGCCGGCGGCGCGGGACTATAAGCGGGCCTTTGATAACGATCTGGGTCCCAACACGGGCGGTATGGGAGCCATCTCCGCTCCCGGTCTCATGGACGAGGCGCTCGCTCAGGAGATTCTCGATTCAATTGCGTGGCCCACTATTCGCGCGGCCGCGCGGGAAGGTTTCCCCTACAGGGGAATTCTCTACCTCGGTCTGATGCTGACGCGTGAGGGTCCGCGCGTGCTGGAATACAATGCCCGGCTGGGGGATCCCGAGGCGCAAGTCGTCCTCCCTCGGTTGGAAACGGATCTGCTGGAGGTGTGCCAGGCGATCCTCGAAGGGGAATTGGCCCGATTGCCGCTTGTCTGGCGCGATGACGCTGTCGTGTGTGTCGTGGTGGCGTCGGGAGGGTATCCCGGACACTACCAGGTCGGGTTCCCCATCAACGGATTGGCCAAGGCCGAACGTCTCCCCCAGGTTGTCATCTTTCATGCCGGCACCAGGCGCACGGATGACGGGCGCTTTCTCACCTCGGGCGGGCGCGTGCTCGGCGTGACAGCGCGAGGGGCGACCGTCGCGGAGGCTCGCGAACGGGCATATCAGGCCGTGTCCCTCATCCTCTTTGAGAGGATGCACTACCGCCGGGATATTGGTCGTTAAGAAGAGAGCCACCGGGAGGACGGGAGCGGCCCCGAGGATGTCCTCACGATTTCTGCAATTCGGTCGGAGACGCCGGTGGGATTTCTCTCCGACATCGCCGGGCGGATTGATCGAAGGAGTGAGTCCATACGCAAGAAAGGAGGTCACGCGGATTTTTAATGAAGACGCAGCCTGTTGTGGGAATTCTCATGGGAAGCGACAGCGATCTCGACGTGATGATGGAAGCGGTCAAGACGCTGGCGGAATTCGGCGTTCCGTATGAGGTGGAAGTGGCATC
This window contains:
- the purD gene encoding phosphoribosylamine--glycine ligase encodes the protein MKVLVIGSGGREHALVWAAARSRDVQELFCAPGNGGISQMATCLPADVSRPSELADLAERCRADLTLVGPELPLVRGIVDEFARRSLPIVGPTAEAARLEGSKAFAKEFMARHGIPTARFTVCDSVQAAREAIASGRFDFPLVIKADGLAAGKGVLITWDRADAERAVDQIMVEKIFGSAGDRLVIEEYLSGRECTFLLFTDGETLAPMPAARDYKRAFDNDLGPNTGGMGAISAPGLMDEALAQEILDSIAWPTIRAAAREGFPYRGILYLGLMLTREGPRVLEYNARLGDPEAQVVLPRLETDLLEVCQAILEGELARLPLVWRDDAVVCVVVASGGYPGHYQVGFPINGLAKAERLPQVVIFHAGTRRTDDGRFLTSGGRVLGVTARGATVAEARERAYQAVSLILFERMHYRRDIGR
- the uvrB gene encoding excinuclease ABC subunit UvrB; the protein is MSFRLVTDFQPRGDQPEAIEALVRGIEAGKRFQVLMGITGSGKTFSISKVIERVNRPVLVMAHNKTLAAQLYQEFKRFFPHNAVEYFVSYYDYYQPEAYIPATDTYIEKEAIINEDIDRLRMSATRSLFERRDVIIVASVSCIYGLGDPSEYYGMLLWIERGQHLSRTDLLRSLVELQYERNDLEFRRGTFRVRGDVVEVYPVDRDLAVRIELWGDEVDALSTIDPLLGEVIERHERIAIFPKTHYVTRRDVLRRAMRTIREELEWWRPQLEARGKLIEAQRIHERTLYDLEMLKEFGYCRGIENYSRHLTGRQPGEPPPTLLDYLPKDALIIVDESHQTIPQIRGMYNGDRSRKETLVEYGFRLPSALDNRPLMFEEWEARVGQVIFVSATPGDYELQQTRGEVIEQVVRPTGLLDPEVEVRPVRGQIDDLLEEIRQRVARGERVLVTTLTKKMAEDLCDYYTELGIRVRYLHSEIDTLERVKILRDLRRGDFDVLVGVNLLREGLDLPEVSLVAILDADKEGFLRSARSLIQTIGRCARNVNAKAILYADKITDSMEQAIRETRRRRAKQQEYNRKHGITPQTIVKPIEETLVTIIEADYFRVPLEEEIETPDPATLEERIKQLEDEMRQAARELKFERAAELRDKIKHLKTRLLEVPLT